Part of the Salvelinus namaycush isolate Seneca chromosome 25, SaNama_1.0, whole genome shotgun sequence genome is shown below.
aggaattataggactatttctctctataccatttgtatttcatatacctttgactattggatgttcttataggcactatagtattgccagtgtaacagtatagcttccgtccctctcctcgcccctacctgggctcgaaccaggaacacatcgacaatagccaccctcgaagcagcgttacccatcgcgccacaaaagccgcggcccttgcagagcaaggggaacaactactcccaagtctcagagcgagtgacatttgaaacgctattagcgcgcaccccgctaactagctagccatttcacatcggttacaccagcctaatctcgggagttgataggcttgaagtcataaacagctgctggcaaacgcactaaagtgctgtttgaatgaatgattacgagcctgctgctgcctaccattgctcagtcagactgctctatcaaatatcaaatcatagacttaattataacataataacacacagaaatacgagccttaggtcattaatacggtcaaatccggaaactatcatttcgaaaacaaaacgtttattctttcagtgaaatacggaactgttccgtataacgggtggcatccataaatctaaatattcctgttacattgcacaaccttcaatgttatgtcataattacgtaaaattctggcaaattagtttgcaacgagccaggcggcccaaactgttgcatataccctgactctgcgtacaatgaacgcaagagaagtgacacaatttctctagtttaatattgcctgctaacatgaatttctttaactaaatatgcaggtttaaaaaaatatacttctgtgtattgattttaagaaaggcattgatgtttatggttaggtacattcgtgcaacgattgtacTTTTTTCGCAAATACGCTTTTGTTGAATCATCCctcgtttggcgaagttggctgtctttgttaggaagaaatagtcttcacagttcgcaacgagccaggcggcccaaactgctgcatataccctgactctgttgcacagaacgcaagagaagtgacacaatttccctagttaaaataaattcatgttagcaggcaatattaactaaatatgcaggtttaaaaatatatacttgtgtattgattttaagaacgGCGCTTTTTTCGCGATTGCGcatgttaaatcacccgtttggcgtaGTAAGCattgattcaatgataaattaacaggtaccgcatcgattatatgcaacgcaggacaagctagataaactagtaatatcatcaaccatgtgtagttaactagtgattatgttaagtttgattgttttttataaaataagtttaatgctagctagcaccttaccttggctccttgctgcactcgcataacaggtagtcagcctgccacgcagtctcctcgtggagtgcaatgtaatcggccatgatcgatgtccaaaaatgccgatcaccgattgttatgaaaacttgaattcagccctaattaatcggccattcagattaatcggtcgacctctagttcaggctaggccccttagttccagtgaagggaaatcttaaggctacagcatacaatgacattctaaatgATTTCTCATGTTCATGGAATCTTAGCAAATTTCACTGTTATATCCTAATTTGtttttggatatatatatttttttcctctATGAAATATGGCTCCTCAGGATTCAAATCTCATCATCGTTCCTGCATCTGGGATCGACTCATCAGTGAAGGGATCCATGATTGACGTGGGGTGGGTGGGAGCTAAGAACTCTGGTATGATTGGAGGAGGCCTGGGCGCTCAGCAGTCCGGCGGCGTCATAGTGACCGATATGGAGACCGGCTTCTCTGGCCAATACGAAGGCAGCCAATACGTTGGACAATATGGCAGTGGACAATATGCCAGTGGACAATGTGGTGGAGGTCAATATGGCAGTGGAAACATGACTTTTGACAACACACGTTTCATGAAATTCAACAACTCTGCAGCTTGGCACACCTGGCAAACCAACGGGCTGTTTTTACAACAGGTAAAGTAGTTGTAAAGGACTCGAGAAACAACTCAAACAATGTAAATCGTTCTTCCTATTGGTAAAAGCCTAGACAATTCCCATCTGAAATGCTTGCTTACTTGCTAAATCCTGTGTTAGCTTTCATATATCTTGTCTGGTTGGTAAAATGTTGGTCTGTTTTCAGTGTAATACCTGCCAGTAATATCCTATGCAAGGATGCAATATCACCTACTGTAATATTTTCCCTAACATCGGACTAGTCCTTGGCTGCTCTCTATGGACTAATAACAAAATGCATTCTCCTTTCTTCACCTCATTTCTTACATTGTCTACCTGGTCTTTGCAGAAGTTGGCTTACCTAGGGACGAGGGAGGAGGGGCGATATGCCGATGACATCATCCACGCGTACGGCTTCGAGGGGGTGGGGTCTCCAGCCGGCTCAGTGGGCTGCTGCAGTGACCAAGGCAACCAGGAAGACCTGGACTTCCTAAACACATTGGGGCCAAAGTTCAAGATATTAGCTGAGGTCTGTAACAAGAAATGAACAAAGAGAATGTAATGCATTATGTTTTTATTACTGTAAGTGTACTCTTTTTCTGATAATACCATGAATTTTAGGAATCTGTTAAGAGGGTTGCAATGCTATCATTCAGAGTAATCACACTGAATTACTCTAACTGTTTGTTGGTTAGAGACATTTTGCACTGGAAAGTACCATGTATTTACTTGtacagcaaattctccagtgttgAATCAACTCTGCGATTTGTTAAATGTAACACTTTTTCAGAGTCTATACGGGTCCACACTTTTTTCAGTGATATTAACATTTTAATGAACACCTGTAGTGTTAAGGTAACTTGTATTTGGGGTATggtgtaaagccttatttgcatatttcccagtgtgccttACCTTTTCGAGTGAATTGTAGAATTGTTAGTGACAAAGACATGGTCATTGCATTCgttcattttcagtcctgtggctttcatcaaataaaatgataaacagtggcctgaaactcctagtttacaggccacatcaggcttgcattcacattatgctggcttgcaaggTGATGTCATTCCTATTGGAATCTAGCCAGAGTGTGGATATCCAAGAGTTTACATTTTTGATCTCCCGTagcctgcattcagaatgactgtcagAGTTTGGAAAATTGATAGatgagactacctaaaccatctaaactgaAACAACCATTGCAATAAATCTAACTAACAGATAGAATTAGTTTAGAAAGaattatgttatttatctttgtgtagcataatatTCATTGATCagtcaatgtacatgcaaaaacacagatattgaaacaaacaataataaaaataaaaaactgtaatagagcatgctgggaaatatgataatgatggccGTGGTTTTAAGTGTTTTAATCACACTCAaatctggttattaacaccaacaatGGAGTTATTTTGCACCACTGAGTGTTCGTTTAaatcctgaatcaacactagaaatgttccacagaaaaatcaacactaggtaACACTGACCAATTTCCTGTGTGTAAATTGTGTACATTatgtgatttttttttgtttgttggcaTTGGTcatgttattttatttgtatattaTGGTAAAGCCCCATGAAGTTTAGTATCATAGAATCAAATGTTTATTCATGTGACGCTAAAAACAGGTGCCTTGAAGAATACATGAATATTTGACTAGattattagattttttaaataacCTATGAATTTAGGTGGATGGGGTACAAACATTACACACTATTCTATATGGGTGTTGATTAGACTACATTGGGGCTTCTATGTTTAATTGGTCACACTACGATCGTCCCTCTAATCCATTCGATTCCTATGATTGATTGGCTGCAGAGAGTCTTGTGTTTAGACTAGAACAGAATGTTATAGGTGCTTCTGTTTAAAATAAAAGGTTCTGGGTGCTTCTTTTTAGAATATAATGTTCTGCCTGCTTCTGTTTAGAATAGAAGGTTCTGGGTGATTATTTTTAGAATAGAAGGTTCTGAAGAGACAGGTGCTGATACGGCCCATGGGGTTGATGAGACAGTGTCTGACAGTGAGTCAGTTCACACACTCAGCATGAGGCTGAGTGTGTGAACAGGGAGGGGTTtgaaccagacagacagcctGTGAGTATTCATAGCGACATGTGATTGATTGATCCAtagaaagggagatacctagtcagttgtacaactgaatgctttcaactgaaatgtgtctaacTGAAACGTGTCAGAGAGGTGCGGGAGGCTGCCTTTATCAACATCCACAGCGCAcagggaacagtaggttaactttctcaggggcagaatgacatatttttaccttgtcagctcggggattcaatccagaaacctttcggttactggcccaacattctaaccactaggctacctgctgccccctatgacattactagaggggctatgtcataaaccctcaaagtTCGTTCCATAATGGG
Proteins encoded:
- the LOC120020684 gene encoding desmocollin-3-like yields the protein MAPQDSNLIIVPASGIDSSVKGSMIDVGWVGAKNSGMIGGGLGAQQSGGVIVTDMETGFSGQYEGSQYVGQYGSGQYASGQCGGGQYGSGNMTFDNTRFMKFNNSAAWHTWQTNGLFLQQKLAYLGTREEGRYADDIIHAYGFEGVGSPAGSVGCCSDQGNQEDLDFLNTLGPKFKILAEVCNKK